A section of the Paenibacillus yonginensis genome encodes:
- a CDS encoding NUDIX hydrolase, with protein MNDDQEKAKNYNPKKYRTPDGIPADIVMFTLTKQERRSSTKSLPLFELKVMLVRRRSWPFAGAYALPGGFSQENESLYETASRELQEETGVDGGHLEYLGVYSTPGRDPRGWIISHAFYALVEEWVLEKRKAADDAQAVGLFTIQQALEELELAFDHREIIKDAYRRIQEQMLQTTIAKQFLPPHFTLSELYQVIRTVVPDFEELNFIRKVTSTRSRQGILEEVVDDNGKRLVSNQYSQRPAQLYRFTDFTPRLSIYT; from the coding sequence ATGAACGATGACCAGGAGAAAGCCAAAAATTATAATCCTAAAAAATACCGGACACCGGATGGAATTCCTGCGGATATCGTCATGTTTACTTTAACCAAGCAGGAACGGCGTTCCTCAACCAAATCCTTGCCGCTTTTTGAGCTTAAGGTCATGCTCGTCCGCAGACGAAGCTGGCCTTTCGCAGGGGCTTACGCGCTGCCCGGCGGTTTCTCGCAGGAGAACGAATCGCTGTATGAGACCGCGAGCCGGGAGCTGCAGGAGGAGACAGGCGTCGACGGCGGCCATTTGGAATATTTAGGGGTTTACAGCACTCCGGGGCGAGATCCGCGCGGATGGATCATCTCGCATGCTTTTTATGCCCTGGTAGAAGAATGGGTGCTGGAGAAGCGCAAAGCGGCTGATGATGCTCAGGCGGTTGGCTTGTTTACCATCCAGCAGGCGCTTGAAGAGCTGGAGCTTGCCTTTGATCACAGGGAGATCATTAAAGATGCTTACCGGAGAATCCAGGAGCAGATGCTGCAGACGACGATAGCCAAGCAGTTTTTGCCTCCGCACTTTACGCTGAGCGAGCTTTATCAGGTCATTCGCACGGTTGTGCCTGATTTCGAAGAGCTGAACTTTATTCGTAAAGTGACGTCAACCCGAAGCAGACAAGGTATCCTGGAGGAAGTGGTGGACGATAACGGCAAACGGCTGGTGTCCAATCAATATTCCCAGCGCCCGGCTCAGCTCTACCGGTTTACGGATTTTACACCGCGCTTGAGTATTTATACTTAA
- a CDS encoding MogA/MoaB family molybdenum cofactor biosynthesis protein, protein MRSVDEHKSEAPASVSCQVITVSDTRTQGNDASGKLMLKLLEEHGYAVVDYRIVKDEYDELRNLLHESAEDNRIEAVLLSGGTGIAPRDTTYEAVSSMLGKELPGFGEIFRYLSFTEDIGPAAILSRAVAGVINGTAVFSMPGSTGAVKLAMERIILPELRHVMREIYKK, encoded by the coding sequence ATGAGATCAGTAGATGAACACAAATCAGAAGCCCCTGCTTCCGTCTCCTGCCAAGTCATCACGGTGTCGGATACACGTACCCAGGGAAATGACGCCAGCGGCAAGCTGATGCTTAAGCTGCTTGAAGAACACGGTTATGCTGTCGTCGATTATAGAATTGTCAAAGACGAATATGATGAGCTGCGCAACCTGCTTCACGAATCCGCAGAAGACAACCGGATTGAAGCGGTTCTCTTAAGCGGAGGCACCGGAATTGCTCCTCGCGATACGACCTATGAAGCCGTTAGCAGCATGCTTGGGAAAGAACTGCCCGGTTTCGGCGAAATTTTCCGTTATCTCAGCTTTACCGAGGATATCGGGCCGGCAGCGATCTTAAGCCGGGCCGTTGCCGGTGTCATAAACGGAACCGCTGTATTCTCGATGCCCGGCTCAACCGGCGCCGTGAAGCTTGCCATGGAGCGGATCATCCTTCCGGAACTAAGGCACGTCATGCGCGAGATTTATAAGAAATAA
- a CDS encoding dipeptidase produces the protein MKGLKWGIIDFHCDALSKLQENPNIRFEEDERLDVSAKKLRQGGVGLQCFAVFIDDEQEKARIGRVLEQISLYRTEVEKAGIPLITSRQELASLNAAGGGTGGMLSLEGAHGLEGNLKYVQNCYDLGVRFLGITWNHANWAADGIMEPRGGGFTQKGLELIKLCHELGIILDVSHLSLKGFWELTEAAEKAGKPFIASHSNSINICDHPRNLSDEQIRTIVRLGGRIGLTFVPPFVKASGPVKMTDLLPHLEHMCSLGAENHLMFGSDFDGIDEHIEGLENAACYVKWKELLLKYYAEPLVDKWLSLNAMRFLQTWLPATKKAL, from the coding sequence GTGAAGGGATTGAAGTGGGGAATTATTGATTTTCATTGTGATGCCTTAAGCAAGCTGCAGGAGAACCCTAACATTCGGTTTGAGGAGGATGAGAGGCTGGATGTATCAGCCAAGAAACTTCGGCAGGGCGGAGTGGGCCTGCAGTGTTTTGCCGTATTCATCGACGATGAACAGGAGAAAGCCCGGATTGGGCGGGTGCTGGAGCAGATCAGCTTATACCGCACGGAGGTGGAGAAAGCCGGAATTCCGCTGATAACAAGCCGGCAGGAGCTGGCTTCCTTAAACGCCGCCGGAGGGGGAACCGGGGGGATGCTTTCACTGGAGGGCGCGCATGGACTTGAGGGCAACCTGAAATATGTGCAGAATTGCTATGATCTTGGCGTGCGGTTTCTGGGCATTACATGGAACCATGCCAACTGGGCTGCGGACGGCATTATGGAGCCGCGGGGCGGCGGCTTTACACAGAAGGGCCTTGAACTGATCAAGCTGTGCCATGAGCTGGGCATTATTTTGGATGTGTCCCATTTGTCGCTTAAAGGATTCTGGGAGCTGACCGAAGCGGCGGAGAAGGCCGGCAAGCCGTTTATCGCCTCGCATTCCAACAGCATTAACATTTGCGATCATCCGCGGAACCTGTCCGATGAGCAGATACGGACGATAGTCCGTCTCGGCGGAAGAATCGGCCTGACCTTTGTGCCTCCATTCGTCAAAGCTTCCGGTCCCGTCAAAATGACCGACCTTCTTCCGCATCTGGAGCATATGTGTTCCCTCGGGGCCGAAAATCATCTCATGTTTGGATCGGACTTCGACGGCATCGACGAACATATTGAAGGTTTGGAAAATGCCGCCTGCTACGTCAAATGGAAAGAGCTGCTGCTCAAATACTACGCAGAGCCGCTCGTAGACAAGTGGCTGAGCCTCAATGCGATGCGGTTTTTGCAAACCTGGCTCCCAGCAACAAAGAAAGCGCTTTAA
- a CDS encoding nicotinate phosphoribosyltransferase: MQTTGLALHTDKYQINMLYAHWMNGSHLRKAVFEAYFRKLPFGNGYAVFAGLERIVNYLVNLRFTEEDLAYLAKQEENYKPEFLEMLRDFRFGGTLLSMKEGALVFPNEPLIRVEGTIMEAQLIETALLNFMNFQTLIATKASRIKQVAPDDILLEFGTRRAQEADAAIWGARAAYIAGFDATSNMLAGEYFGIPTKGTHAHSWVQGFESEEEAFELYAKALPDQVTLLVDTYDTLKSGVPNAIKTAKWLASQGKRMSSIRLDSGDLAYLSIQARKMLDDAGLSYVKIVASNDLDENTIFNLKAQGARIDIWGIGTQLITAADQPALGGVYKLVERQKGDTMVPTIKISANPEKISTPGKKEVYRLLSRSDKKALGDYITYPSETIPEERNNKLRLKHPLNSTLQKTVKNFEVMRMLEPIFEHGQLVYELPSLDQVRDYHKQQLSLFWPEYLRKLNPEIYRISLSEEVWNQRQSMIEAYLEQHDE, from the coding sequence ATGCAAACAACAGGTTTGGCGCTGCATACGGATAAATACCAGATCAATATGCTTTATGCGCACTGGATGAATGGAAGCCATTTAAGAAAGGCCGTGTTTGAAGCTTATTTTCGCAAGCTTCCGTTCGGCAATGGCTACGCCGTATTTGCGGGGCTGGAACGGATTGTGAACTATCTGGTGAACCTTCGATTCACCGAAGAGGATCTGGCTTATTTGGCCAAACAGGAGGAAAATTATAAACCCGAGTTTCTGGAGATGCTGAGGGACTTCCGGTTTGGCGGCACCTTGCTGTCCATGAAGGAGGGCGCTTTGGTATTTCCGAATGAACCGTTGATCCGTGTAGAAGGCACCATTATGGAAGCCCAGCTCATTGAAACTGCGCTGCTGAATTTTATGAACTTCCAAACGCTGATCGCTACTAAAGCCTCCAGAATCAAGCAGGTGGCGCCTGATGACATTCTGCTGGAGTTCGGCACCAGACGGGCACAGGAAGCCGATGCAGCCATCTGGGGAGCAAGAGCGGCGTACATCGCCGGATTTGATGCTACGTCCAACATGCTGGCCGGGGAATATTTCGGGATCCCGACAAAAGGAACGCATGCCCACTCCTGGGTGCAAGGTTTCGAATCCGAAGAAGAGGCATTTGAGCTTTACGCCAAAGCGCTGCCGGACCAGGTGACACTGCTGGTTGATACGTATGATACGCTCAAAAGCGGTGTGCCTAATGCCATCAAAACAGCAAAATGGCTGGCTTCGCAGGGCAAAAGGATGAGCTCGATCCGGCTGGACAGCGGCGATTTGGCTTATTTATCGATTCAGGCCCGTAAAATGCTGGATGATGCCGGGCTCTCTTACGTCAAAATTGTCGCTTCCAACGACCTCGATGAGAACACCATCTTCAACCTGAAGGCTCAAGGCGCCCGGATTGATATATGGGGGATTGGAACTCAGCTGATTACGGCTGCGGACCAGCCTGCGCTGGGGGGCGTCTACAAGCTTGTAGAACGTCAAAAGGGCGATACGATGGTGCCTACGATCAAAATTTCAGCCAATCCGGAGAAAATCAGCACGCCAGGGAAAAAAGAAGTGTACCGGCTGCTCAGCCGCAGCGACAAAAAAGCTCTCGGCGATTATATCACCTACCCGTCCGAAACCATCCCGGAAGAGCGGAATAACAAACTTCGTTTGAAACACCCGCTGAATTCCACGCTGCAGAAGACGGTCAAGAACTTTGAGGTTATGCGGATGCTGGAGCCTATCTTTGAGCATGGACAGCTCGTCTACGAGCTGCCAAGTCTGGATCAGGTCCGGGATTACCATAAACAGCAGCTTTCGCTGTTCTGGCCGGAATATCTGCGCAAGCTCAACCCGGAAATCTACCGGATCAGCTTGAGCGAAGAGGTCTGGAATCAGCGTCAGTCGATGATTGAAGCTTATTTGGAGCAGCATGATGAATAA
- a CDS encoding 2-oxoacid:ferredoxin oxidoreductase subunit beta, which produces MATFKEFRNNVKPNWCPGCGDFSVQAAIQRAAANVGLEPEQLAVISGIGCSGRISGYINAYGLHGIHGRALPIAQGVKLANRDLTVIASGGDGDGFAIGMGHTIHAIRRNINITYIVMDNQIYGLTKGQTSPRSAEGFKTKSTPEGSIESALSPLELALSSGATFVAQSFSSDLKQLTALIEEGIKHEGFSLINVFSPCVTFNKVNTYDWFKENITNLDTVEGYDSSNRIQAMTKLMETGGLLTGLIYQNKERKSYEDLVPGFRQEPLAAQNPEITAEEFDKLVAEFK; this is translated from the coding sequence ATGGCAACTTTTAAAGAATTCCGCAACAACGTCAAGCCGAACTGGTGTCCCGGCTGCGGAGACTTCTCCGTACAGGCGGCTATCCAGCGTGCAGCAGCGAATGTCGGACTCGAGCCTGAGCAGCTGGCAGTCATTTCGGGAATCGGATGCTCCGGCCGGATTTCCGGTTACATCAACGCTTACGGCCTGCATGGCATCCATGGCCGTGCTCTTCCGATCGCCCAAGGCGTTAAGCTGGCGAACCGCGATCTGACGGTTATCGCCTCCGGCGGCGACGGCGACGGCTTTGCTATCGGGATGGGGCATACGATTCATGCGATCCGCCGCAACATCAATATCACTTACATCGTTATGGATAACCAGATTTACGGCCTGACGAAAGGCCAAACCTCCCCGCGCAGCGCAGAGGGCTTCAAAACAAAAAGCACCCCTGAAGGTTCGATTGAATCGGCGCTGTCACCGCTGGAGCTGGCTTTGTCCTCCGGAGCCACGTTTGTGGCCCAGTCGTTCTCAAGCGACCTCAAGCAGCTGACCGCTTTGATCGAGGAAGGCATCAAACACGAAGGTTTCTCTTTAATCAACGTCTTCAGCCCTTGCGTTACTTTCAATAAAGTAAACACTTACGACTGGTTTAAAGAGAACATCACCAATTTGGATACGGTAGAAGGTTATGATTCCAGCAACCGCATCCAAGCCATGACCAAACTGATGGAAACGGGAGGGCTGCTGACAGGGCTCATTTATCAGAATAAGGAACGGAAGAGCTACGAGGACCTCGTTCCGGGCTTCCGCCAAGAGCCGCTTGCAGCTCAAAACCCGGAAATTACCGCCGAAGAGTTTGATAAACTGGTGGCGGAGTTTAAATAA
- a CDS encoding stage V sporulation protein S: MEVLKVSAKSNPNSVAGALAGVLRERGAAELQAIGAGALNQAIKAVAIARGFVAPSGVDLICVPAFTDIVIDGEDRTAIKLIVEPR, from the coding sequence ATGGAAGTATTAAAGGTTTCAGCAAAATCCAACCCCAACTCCGTTGCCGGTGCACTTGCGGGTGTGCTGAGAGAACGAGGCGCTGCTGAACTTCAGGCGATCGGTGCAGGTGCGCTTAATCAGGCCATCAAGGCGGTGGCCATTGCCCGTGGGTTTGTGGCTCCCAGCGGAGTCGATCTGATTTGTGTCCCTGCTTTTACGGATATTGTGATAGACGGAGAAGACCGGACAGCCATCAAGCTGATTGTGGAGCCGAGATGA
- a CDS encoding cysteine hydrolase family protein, with protein MKALIVIDFTNDFVDGSLPVGEPAIAITPVIARVTEAFAANGDYVVMAVDLHEQNDSYHPETKLFPPHNLRGTEGRELYGELKAVYEKYKDRIEWMDKTRYSAFCGTDLELKLRARGITEVHLIGVCTDICVLHTAVDAYNKGFAITVYEDAVASFNQAGHEWALGHFAGSLGAKVTTSSEEVK; from the coding sequence ATGAAAGCATTAATCGTGATTGATTTCACGAATGATTTTGTCGATGGAAGTTTGCCGGTGGGAGAACCTGCGATTGCGATTACTCCGGTCATAGCCCGGGTAACGGAGGCATTCGCAGCTAACGGCGATTATGTAGTGATGGCGGTGGATCTTCATGAGCAGAACGATAGCTATCACCCGGAAACCAAACTTTTTCCTCCCCATAATCTTAGGGGGACAGAAGGCCGGGAGCTGTATGGAGAATTAAAGGCGGTTTATGAGAAATACAAGGACCGGATTGAATGGATGGACAAAACGAGATACAGTGCTTTTTGCGGGACGGATCTGGAGCTGAAGCTCCGGGCCAGAGGAATTACGGAGGTTCATTTGATCGGCGTCTGCACGGATATTTGTGTGCTCCATACGGCCGTAGATGCTTATAATAAAGGATTTGCCATTACCGTGTATGAAGATGCGGTAGCCAGCTTTAACCAGGCCGGTCATGAATGGGCGCTTGGCCATTTTGCCGGCAGCTTGGGAGCGAAGGTGACAACAAGCTCGGAAGAGGTGAAGTAA
- the miaB gene encoding tRNA (N6-isopentenyl adenosine(37)-C2)-methylthiotransferase MiaB, producing MAKETKDYSKYFDFSDAKIISEDENGKKIRIRGREIHIFSEPNQKQEKQRGKEAVQVHYDTAVPEELSRLGAGKHYIVYTFGCQMNEHDSETIKGLLEQMGYQPTEDRKEADIILLNTCAIRENAEDKVFGELGHLKHLKTEKPDMLLGVCGCMSQEENVVNRILQKHGFVDMIFGTHNIHRLPFLIQESLMSKEMVVDVWSKEGDIIENLPKKREGMRAWVNIMYGCDKFCTYCIVPFTRGKERSRRPEDVIAEVRELARQGFKEITLLGQNVNAYGKDFTDMTYSFADLMDDIHKIDIPRIRFTTSHPRDFDDELVAVLAKGGNLVEHIHLPVQSGSTEMLKMMGRKYSREHYLELVRKIKAAIPNVSLTTDIIVGFPGETDEQFEETLSLVREVGYDSAYTFIYSPREGTPAASMKDDIPMQVKKERLYRLNRAIEESSRAINEQFKGQIVEVLVEGESKNNAKVLAGRTRTNKLVHFEGGPELIGTFVHVEITDPMTWYIKGKIVSSPVAAV from the coding sequence ATGGCTAAGGAGACAAAGGATTACTCCAAATATTTTGATTTCTCGGATGCCAAGATCATCTCTGAAGATGAGAACGGGAAAAAGATCCGGATTCGCGGCCGGGAAATCCATATTTTCTCCGAACCGAACCAGAAGCAGGAGAAGCAGCGCGGCAAGGAAGCGGTTCAGGTTCATTACGATACGGCTGTGCCTGAGGAGCTGAGCAGGCTGGGGGCGGGCAAACACTATATCGTATACACCTTCGGCTGCCAGATGAACGAACATGACTCGGAGACCATCAAAGGTCTGCTTGAGCAGATGGGTTATCAGCCGACCGAGGATCGTAAAGAAGCCGATATCATTCTGCTGAATACGTGCGCTATTCGCGAGAATGCGGAAGATAAAGTGTTTGGCGAACTGGGCCACCTCAAGCATCTGAAGACCGAAAAACCAGACATGCTGCTTGGCGTGTGCGGCTGTATGTCCCAGGAAGAGAACGTGGTTAACCGGATTCTTCAGAAGCACGGTTTCGTAGACATGATCTTCGGTACGCATAATATTCACCGCCTGCCTTTCCTGATTCAGGAATCGCTGATGAGCAAGGAAATGGTCGTGGACGTATGGTCCAAGGAAGGCGACATTATCGAAAATCTGCCTAAGAAACGCGAAGGCATGCGTGCATGGGTAAATATTATGTATGGCTGCGATAAGTTTTGCACGTACTGCATCGTGCCGTTTACCCGGGGCAAGGAGCGCAGCCGCCGTCCGGAGGACGTCATTGCCGAGGTTCGCGAGCTGGCGCGTCAGGGCTTCAAGGAAATTACGCTGCTGGGACAGAACGTGAATGCGTACGGCAAGGATTTTACCGATATGACGTATTCTTTCGCCGATTTGATGGATGATATCCATAAGATTGACATTCCGCGAATCCGCTTCACGACTTCTCATCCGCGTGATTTCGACGATGAGCTGGTGGCGGTTCTCGCCAAAGGCGGCAACCTGGTCGAGCATATCCATCTGCCGGTGCAGTCGGGCAGCACGGAAATGCTGAAAATGATGGGCCGGAAATATTCGCGCGAACATTATCTGGAGCTGGTGCGCAAGATCAAAGCCGCGATTCCGAACGTTTCCTTAACGACGGACATTATCGTAGGTTTCCCTGGCGAAACAGACGAGCAGTTTGAAGAAACGTTGTCGCTTGTCCGGGAAGTCGGCTATGACTCTGCTTATACGTTTATTTATTCCCCGCGTGAAGGAACACCTGCGGCTTCCATGAAGGATGACATTCCCATGCAGGTCAAGAAGGAACGCCTGTACCGGCTGAATCGCGCGATCGAAGAAAGCAGCCGCGCCATCAATGAACAGTTCAAAGGACAAATCGTTGAGGTGCTTGTTGAAGGCGAAAGCAAAAATAACGCCAAGGTGCTTGCGGGAAGAACCCGTACCAATAAACTGGTTCATTTTGAAGGGGGTCCGGAATTGATCGGCACTTTCGTTCATGTGGAAATTACCGATCCGATGACCTGGTACATCAAAGGTAAAATTGTCAGCAGCCCGGTGGCTGCCGTTTAA
- a CDS encoding RicAFT regulatory complex protein RicA family protein — MFTRNEIMEKSRELAELIRGSEEAQIFKQAEQQIQGHQRVQSLIAQMKKKQKEIVAFESMRNQEMVSRIEKEIDELQAEIDAIPLVTEYQQSQADMNYLLQFVMSAIQDTVSQKINVESGKEAPPSRCD; from the coding sequence ATGTTTACCCGTAATGAAATTATGGAGAAATCGAGGGAGCTGGCAGAGCTGATCCGCGGAAGCGAGGAAGCGCAAATCTTCAAGCAGGCGGAGCAGCAAATCCAGGGCCATCAACGGGTCCAGTCGCTGATTGCGCAAATGAAGAAAAAGCAGAAGGAGATCGTGGCTTTCGAAAGCATGCGCAACCAGGAGATGGTGAGTCGGATCGAGAAAGAGATTGACGAACTGCAGGCCGAGATCGACGCGATTCCGCTTGTGACTGAATATCAGCAAAGTCAAGCGGACATGAACTATTTGCTTCAATTTGTAATGTCCGCGATCCAGGATACAGTCTCACAAAAGATTAACGTAGAATCCGGTAAGGAGGCTCCTCCAAGCCGGTGCGATTAA
- the pduL gene encoding phosphate propanoyltransferase, with protein sequence MSKIVSVGVSGRHVHLTQEHIEMLFGEGYQLTEFKPLSQPGQFAANEQVAVVGPKGEFAKVRILGPARPASQVEISRTDSFAIGVPAPVRESGNIEGTPGIKIKGPKGEIELDKGVIVAARHIHFHTSDAAKWGIADKQLLKVRVGGERGVVFENVIARVSDSFALDMHIDTDEANAAGVKNGDSAEIVE encoded by the coding sequence ATGAGTAAAATCGTATCTGTTGGCGTTTCCGGACGTCATGTCCACTTGACTCAGGAACATATTGAAATGTTGTTCGGCGAAGGTTATCAGCTGACTGAATTCAAACCTTTGTCCCAGCCCGGCCAATTTGCTGCAAATGAACAAGTTGCCGTGGTTGGACCTAAAGGCGAATTCGCTAAAGTCCGGATCCTTGGACCAGCCCGTCCTGCTTCCCAGGTTGAAATTTCCCGTACCGACTCCTTTGCAATCGGCGTACCTGCTCCGGTTCGTGAATCCGGCAACATTGAAGGTACCCCAGGCATTAAAATTAAAGGGCCAAAAGGTGAAATTGAACTGGATAAAGGAGTAATCGTGGCAGCTCGTCATATTCATTTCCATACTTCCGATGCCGCTAAATGGGGGATTGCGGACAAGCAGCTGCTTAAAGTGCGTGTAGGCGGCGAACGCGGCGTTGTGTTCGAGAACGTAATTGCCCGTGTTTCCGATTCTTTTGCCCTCGATATGCACATTGATACGGACGAAGCAAATGCAGCCGGCGTCAAAAACGGCGACAGCGCTGAAATCGTAGAATAA
- a CDS encoding PaaI family thioesterase: MDWTDILNRNSKTFWGFLGMELLHADAARVDLGLEVKENHLNSMGIVHGGVLSSLMDQAMGILVTAAKGGVEGVTTHLNVNFLSAMGTGKLIASAYPVHETFRTMTMRAEVRDEQGQLGCVATSTFRLPKAKA, translated from the coding sequence ATGGACTGGACAGATATTTTAAATCGCAACAGCAAAACGTTTTGGGGATTTCTTGGCATGGAGCTGCTGCATGCGGACGCTGCAAGGGTAGATCTCGGCCTCGAGGTCAAAGAAAATCACTTGAATTCTATGGGCATCGTACATGGAGGCGTATTGTCTTCTTTGATGGACCAGGCGATGGGGATCCTCGTTACGGCCGCAAAAGGCGGAGTTGAGGGAGTAACAACTCATCTGAATGTGAATTTCCTTTCGGCCATGGGGACAGGCAAACTGATTGCCAGTGCTTATCCCGTGCACGAAACGTTCCGTACAATGACTATGCGAGCTGAGGTCCGTGACGAACAGGGACAGCTTGGCTGTGTGGCGACATCCACCTTCCGGCTTCCAAAAGCAAAAGCTTAA
- a CDS encoding 2-oxoacid:acceptor oxidoreductase subunit alpha, with translation MISQLSWKIGGQQGEGVESTDRIFSTALNRLGYYLYGYRHFSSRIKGGHTNNKIRISTSPIRAISDDLDILVAFDQESIDLNAHELCQDGVIVADAKFNPTVPDGSSAKLFAVPITAIAEELGTSLMKNMVASGASWALLGLPLEVFNKAVEEEFGRKGQAIVDKNVEAVKRGAEYVLELAGGPLERFQLEPADGKEKLFMIGNDAIGLGAVAAGCRIMSAYPITPASEIMEYLIKKLPKFGGTVVQTEDEIAAITMAIGANYAGVRTMTASAGPGLSLMMEAIGLAGMTETPVVIVDTQRGGPSTGLPTKQEQSDINALIYGTHGEIPKIVLAPSSIEECFYDTIQAFNLAEKYQVPVILATDLQLSLGKQSCELLDYSKIKIDRGALVEETPEREDGSLFKRYELTNSGVSPRIIPGKKNGIHHVTGVEHDESGRPSESPVNRQNMMDKRLRKLDGIQVDNPIHVQAPHENPDLLIIGMGSTGGTIDQARVRLEEDGITTNHITVRLMHPFPVNEITPYLEKAKKVIVLENNATGQLAGLIKLNVGFRDKIVNMLKYDGTPFLPSEVYSKCLKVNEQSAAEKQSGELVKNGNF, from the coding sequence TTGATTAGTCAATTGTCATGGAAAATCGGCGGGCAGCAGGGTGAAGGCGTAGAAAGTACGGATCGGATTTTTTCAACAGCTTTGAATCGTTTGGGGTATTATTTGTACGGCTACAGACATTTTTCATCCCGTATCAAAGGCGGACATACCAACAACAAGATCAGAATCAGCACCAGTCCGATCCGGGCCATTTCCGATGACTTGGACATTTTGGTGGCTTTCGACCAAGAAAGCATCGACCTCAATGCCCATGAGCTTTGTCAGGACGGGGTTATTGTGGCGGACGCCAAATTCAATCCAACCGTTCCTGATGGCAGCAGCGCCAAGCTGTTTGCAGTTCCTATTACAGCTATTGCAGAAGAACTTGGCACTTCCTTAATGAAAAACATGGTTGCTTCCGGAGCATCCTGGGCACTGCTCGGATTGCCGCTGGAGGTATTCAATAAAGCGGTTGAAGAAGAATTCGGCCGCAAAGGCCAAGCGATCGTCGACAAGAACGTTGAAGCGGTCAAACGCGGCGCCGAATACGTGCTTGAGCTGGCTGGCGGTCCGCTGGAGCGCTTCCAGCTGGAGCCGGCTGACGGCAAAGAGAAATTGTTTATGATCGGCAACGATGCCATCGGCCTTGGCGCCGTTGCGGCGGGCTGCCGGATCATGAGCGCGTATCCGATTACGCCCGCTTCGGAAATCATGGAATACCTGATCAAGAAGCTTCCGAAGTTTGGCGGCACCGTCGTGCAAACCGAAGACGAAATTGCAGCGATTACGATGGCGATTGGCGCCAACTATGCCGGGGTAAGAACGATGACGGCTTCCGCAGGTCCTGGTTTGTCCTTGATGATGGAAGCAATCGGCCTTGCGGGCATGACGGAAACGCCGGTTGTCATTGTTGACACTCAGCGCGGTGGACCGTCAACCGGTCTTCCGACCAAGCAGGAGCAGAGTGATATCAATGCGCTGATCTACGGCACGCATGGTGAAATTCCGAAGATTGTACTTGCACCAAGCTCGATCGAAGAATGTTTCTATGATACGATCCAGGCCTTTAATTTGGCTGAAAAATATCAAGTGCCGGTTATTCTGGCGACCGACCTGCAGCTTTCGCTTGGCAAGCAGTCTTGTGAGCTGCTTGATTACAGCAAAATCAAAATCGATCGCGGCGCGCTGGTGGAGGAAACGCCAGAACGTGAAGACGGCAGCTTGTTCAAACGTTATGAGCTGACCAACAGCGGCGTATCGCCGCGGATTATTCCAGGCAAGAAAAACGGCATTCATCACGTAACCGGCGTTGAGCATGACGAATCCGGCCGGCCATCTGAAAGCCCGGTGAACCGCCAGAATATGATGGATAAACGCCTTCGGAAGCTGGACGGCATTCAAGTCGACAATCCGATTCATGTACAGGCTCCGCACGAGAATCCGGACCTGTTGATTATCGGCATGGGTTCGACCGGCGGCACAATCGACCAAGCTCGCGTAAGACTGGAAGAAGACGGCATTACTACGAATCATATTACCGTTCGTTTGATGCACCCGTTCCCGGTTAATGAAATCACACCTTATCTGGAGAAAGCAAAAAAAGTGATTGTTCTCGAAAATAACGCAACCGGACAACTAGCCGGACTGATCAAGCTGAATGTCGGCTTCCGCGACAAAATCGTGAACATGCTCAAATATGACGGCACACCGTTCCTGCCGTCCGAAGTGTACAGCAAATGTTTGAAGGTCAATGAACAGTCAGCAGCAGAGAAACAAAGCGGGGAGTTGGTTAAAAATGGCAACTTTTAA